TGCCAAGATTGTCACAAGATACTCACTCTCGAAAATGATCTGATCCAGCCGATGTTTGATCGGGTGACTGGCCAAACCGGGTATGAAATGACCACCAATCATCTGGTTTTGTTTGGATACTGCCCGGAATGTAGAAAAGAACATCAGGAATAAAAATAGCATCTATCCCCCGAATACTGTCAAAATTAACCTTTCTATTAGTATAAAAGGGCGGAAAAATTTCCGCCCTTTATTGTAGTAAATTTCCTAGTAACATGAGCCAGCCTATTGTAAAAGCCTGACGACGCCCACCCCAGCCACACAGAACAGACAAGCCATCACCACCACAAAGATGATGCCCACAACCAACCCGGCGGTCATGCTGCGCATGGTTTGGGTCAGCACCGATTCTTCCGGTTTTTCAGGGTTATAAAAGACTGTAACGCTCGCGCCTTCGATATATGGCGTGAGGAACTCCTCGGCTTTCCGATTTGAGTTGAAGCTGGGTGTGCTGCCAAAAGCAACGCGGTGCGATTCGTAGACAGCTCCATTGGCCGTATAGGAATAAGTGACCTGCGGCAGGTAAGAGGTGCTCGAGATCCCATCCTCATCATAGCTGGTGTCCACTTTGACCTTTCGTTCCACAATCTGCCCCATCACCGAAGGCCAGGATTGGCTGGCTTTTGATTTGGCTTTATTGCGAAAGTATAAAATGATCAGAACAATACCGATGATCCCTAATACCCCGCCAATGCCAACAGCGATCATCGGACCAACCCATCCAGTAGATGTTGAAGTCATATTAATCTCATCCTTTCCTAATAAGCTATATGCTGCACGCTTAATTTGTGGATATTGAAAGTTATTATTGGTTTCGAGGAATTTCTGTGATGATAGCAACAATGACCTAACCCATTATACATCTGGAACACCCACTGATTAACTATAAAAAAAAGGCTATGGATTTCTTCATAGCCTTAACTATGTTTCAAATTGATCTGTTCCAGAACACCTTGATTATCAACGAAATTCCTCCGTGGTGTTATTCTGCAGATAGGACCATCCCTGTCATAGGAGGTATTAAGACCCGCACCTGGTGATCCGAGTAGGGATATCTTTCACCTGTGAGCAGATCCAGATACACAGCTTCGTCATATGCCACGGGGATATCCACTGACTTCGGCTGATCTGAGCGATTCATCACAAGTAACGACTTGGTTTTCACAGTTGCTAAAACCAGAACTTGCTCTTGTTCATCCAAGACAAGCACTTTCCATGACTCGGTGGCATAAAAGGCTTCCTGCAACCGGATGTCAGCTAATTTCTTCAAGTAATCATTCAGCTTAAAGCCCCTTTCCTCAGCCCAATCCATCTCCAAACGGGCTTCATCAAAACCCAAACCGCCGCCTTCATGCAGCAGGTGATTCTGAGATAGGGGTATTTCCGAACCATAATAAATGATCGGTGGCCCCGGAAGGACATAGAGAACGAGGAGCGCTAACCTGAGCCGCTGAATATTGTCCTTGGCAATGGTGAAGAAACGATCCATGTCGTGATTGTCAATAAAACTTGGTAGGCTATGACCCACAGGAAAATAGTGGTAATGGCTGTTAAGAAAACCTGCAAATTGGGATAATGACCAGATCTCTGTCGCGAATGTGGAACGAAGGGCCTGACAGAGCAGGAAGTCCAAACTGCCGCCCAGGCTGTCCGCGTAACTGGCCTGGATATCCGCAGGCAGGACCAATTCACCAAACGTCCACACATCAGGGTTAACGGCCAGGCAAGTCTTTCGGAAGTCTACCCAAAAATCATGTTCAGGCCCGTAGGCATAATCCAGTCGGTAAGCATCCACACCCAACTCAAGCCAATATTTTGCCACCGAGAGTAAGTGATCTCTCGCAGGGCTGCCATAAGCCAGGTTGATTTTGGGCATCGTCCCGACATCAAAAAAGCTATCATAGGCTGGCCACTTCTTCCAGACAAACCAATCATGATAGCTGCTATTATTATTTTTCAAAGCATCCTGAAAATACGGGTGTTTATTCGAGCAGTGATTGGCAACAAAGTCCAGGATGATCCTGATTCCAAGCTGATGGGCTTCTGACACCATTTGGTTAAATTCTTCCAGTGTCCCAAACTCGGGATTAATCCGGAAATAATCCGATGCATCATAGCCATGATGCGAGGGTGAAGCGAAGATCGGTGTCAGCCAGATGGCATTGAACCCCATATCCTTGATAAAAGGAAGTCTTTCAGTTACACCAACGATCGTTCCCCCAAAGGGCTGGCAAACATCAGATGTCTGCTTCCAGTCTTTTCCGTCTCCGCGATTGAAACGGTCCACAAAGACCTGGTAAACAATGGCCTGTTTTGACCATTCCGGGTTGCAACTGCCGCCATACCAAATCGAATAATGCGTGGCTTCGTCAAAAGAATGAGCCTGATTATCCGTAAAGGTCACTATTTCAGAGTTATCTGTTTTTGCGCCAATTTTGTAACGCAACATTACCCCCTCAAGCCGAGGGGGTAATGTAACTTGCCATTCCTGGATATAGGACCAGGTAATACTGTTCCACTTGAGATCCGCTTTTTCAAACGGCATCTCGTGGGTGGTTTGCCATTCATCCATCGTGAACCAAACAATAATCTCATCAACGGCATGCCCGGAATCAGTGGTCACTTTCAAAATGACCGCATCCCCGGGCTTAGGCGCTCTTGGTACCTTTTGTGAGTAATGGCGCACGCCGGTAAGGCGTTCTTTCATCCATACTGCCGCATTTCCAGGCTGATCTAATTCGCCAAAGATATAATCGCGCGGAGCTTCTATGTTTTCAGTCATCGTTGTTCTCTCCTATCATCGTACAGCGATACAGATTAGCCTTTGACAGCGCCGCGTGTCAACCCACCGACAATCTGATCCTGCAAAACCAGATAAATGATCATAATCGGTAATGCCGCAATCAATGCACCGGCTGCAAATACGCCCCAGTTCTGGGTATATTGGCCCGAGGTATAGATTTGGAGACCTACCATCACGGTTTGTAGTTCACGCTTGGTCAACAAAGTTCTGGCGATAATAAATTCGCCATAGGTGCCTATGAAGCTCAGGATGCCAATCACGACCAGGATTGGACGTAGGAGTGGCAGAATCAACTTTGAAAAAACTTGCCAGTCATTCGCGCCATCCACATGAGCGGATTCGTCAATATCCCGGGGGATAGTATCCATATAGCCTTTCATCAACCAGATATTCATTCCCATTGCGCCGCCCAGATACACCATAATCAGACCTGCATGGGTGTTTAGACCCAGGCTGGCAAAGACATCACCAATCTGCTTATTGATGGAGAACAGCGCGACAATCGCCAACAGGTTCGGGAAGCTCTGAACCAGCAGAATCACTTTAAGCAATCCCTGCCGGCCTTTGAAACGGAACCTTGAAAAAGCGAAGGCTGCCATAGTTGTCAGGGACAACGTCAGAACTGTCGTCAGGACAGAAATCTTGATCGAATTCCACAGCCATGCAAAGAACGGAAAAATATCCGTATTAACCAAGGCAACGAAATTATCAAAACCAGCATTTTCAGGGATGAGCTGCTGGGTCGCCAGGTCATTGACCGGGTTGAACGCCGCCGATATGATCCAGATGACGGGGAAGATGCTGAAAGCGATCAGAAAAACAGCCAAAATCCATCGCAGGATCAAGCCAATGCGCTTCTTCTGCGATACTGTCTGTATCTTTTTCTTTTTCTCTGTGTTAGGCATTCTCACCTACCTCCTCCCACATGTTCGTGAATCGGAATTGGATCAAGGCCATGATCGCAATCAGGATAAAGAGGACAACCGAAATCGCTGAAGCATACCCATATTGGATGCCTCGACCGCTGGCAAAGGCAAGGTTATAGACATAGCTGATGATGATGTCTGTATACCCAGCCTGAGTCATTGCTGTCGGAATTGGCGGGCCACCATTGATAAAGGCATAGATCAAGTTGAAGTTGTTGAAATTGAAAATGAACGACGATATCATCAATGGGCCAACTGAAACCAGCAGTAAGGGTAGCGTAATCCGCCAGAAACGCTGCCATCCCGTCGCCCCATCCACTTCGGCTGCTTCGTAAATGTCCTGAGGAATGGACTGCAAAGCTCCACTCGTCACGAGCATCCAGTAGGGATAACCCAGCCACATATTGACGATTAGGATTGCAATTTGCGCCAGGTAACGATTATTGAACCAATCCGGTGAGATGCCAATAACGGCTTCAAGCACACGGTTCACAATACCAAGATTGGGGTTCAACATACCTCGCCAGATCAAGATTGTAATCAGGCTTGGGATCGTATAGGGAATCAACAGCAGCGATTGCAGGATCTTCTTACCCTTAAACCCTGGGTCGTTATAGATTACTGAAATTAACAACCCCATAGAAAAGGTCAAAAAAAGGCTGAAGGTCGCAAACATAAAGTTCCAGGAAACAATCGTCACTAATGGACCGCGTAAACCAGGGCTGGTCGCAAAGTCTACAAAGTTCCTGAAACCGATTACATCAGAATACCCCGGGATTAATTCTTTGCCATCCACAGACGTCCAGGTGCCTTCGATATCAAAATACTCCTTCCCATTTCTGACATCGGTGAAGACATCCGTTTCAGGATCAAATTCATAGAGAGGAACCAGTTCTGCAGCTTCAGAAGGCGAGCGGACCTGAATTGTTTGATCCGCCTCACCAAATAGGATGTTCGTCAGATTTTCATCTGTACTGGCAGTAATTTTATTTAACCGAGTATATCCTTCGATCGTTTTAGGTGCACCATCATCATCTAATTCACCAATGCCATTCTCACCAGGGACTACTTCAAAGATAAGATCATCTGCCCCTGACTCTGTCGTCCGGGCAATACTGGTTTGCCCATCGGTATCTTTTAACCAAAGTAAATAATCATTTGTTTCAGACCGATATGCTATCCATTCGTAAGATTTTCCTGATTCCGGGAGATATTTCTGTTTGTTGATCTGCTGGATCGCCAAGGCTTTTGAAATCAAATGACCATCGCCATAGTTGGTAAAGCCATTATAGATTGTAAAAAGGATGGGGAATATCGAAAACAGCAACCAAGCCGACAAACCAATGGACATCCATTTCAAATGCCGTAACTTGGGGATAAGAAAGGATACCGTTATAAGCAGGATAATCAAACAGAATACAATAGCAAGAGGGATGTAATCCAGCACGATTAATTGATAGGTCAAATATCCGAGAACGAGATCAACTGCAACAATGATGATGTAGATGAAAATGGAAGAAACACTGGAAATCATCTTCTTTATCGATGATGAAGTACTCTTACGATTTTCCATTCCCTGCTTCTCCTTTCAATATGAAGCGAGGAGACCAGAATAATCTGGTCTCCTCTCATTGTTTGTAAGTTATTTGTTACGGGAGTACGATCTCAAGCAGGTGGGTCTCAGGGTCATAGATAAATGTGACATCCCCATCGGCCGCAACGGTGAACATATAGTTGTCACCACCAGCGACGCCGTCAACACCGTAGTTGGTATCCCAGCCACCATCCAGGGCAACTTTAACTTCGTAGTCGCCAGCAGGAATGGTGAATGTGCCGGTGTAAAGACCATCATCGCCCATTGTCAGAGCGGTAGTCGCACAAGCAGGATTCCATTCACACTCGGGGTCAACCTGGACTTGCCATGAACCTGGGATATTGACCATACCGGTCGTATCCGCAGCGATGGCAGCCACGATGGCTTCCTGAGCAAATGTATAGGCTTCTTCGGGGGTCTTTTCGCCATTCAAAACGAAGGTCAAAGCATTGCCCCAGTCACCCCACACCTTACCCATTTCAGGGATAGCGGGCATGGGTTGGGCGCCTACACCAGCTTCAGCAATCAAAGCCAGGTCGGCATCGGTCATCTGGGAGAGAGCAGGAACATAAGCAGGAACACGGGGGTCGGATTCCACGAATTTCAGCATGGTTTCTTCGGTTGCAACATATTCGGTCAGGAAGGCTTCGGCCAGGAGGATGTTCTCACTGAAGGCATTGATCATGAAGCCCTGAACGCCCAGGAAGGGAACGCCGCCATCGGGGAATTTTGCAATGCTGAAGGGTGTGCCAGCTTCACGCAGGTTATTCAGCTCCCACGGTCCGTTCATGAAGAAGGGAATTTGCCCATTCAGGAACAGTGATTTGGAAGTGGTGTTGTCTGTATTTGATGAGAGGATCCCGTCATCTGCCCATTGTTTGGCCATATTGCCGAAAGCAATCATGCCTTCGCCGCCAACGCCAACATCCTGTGGGTTGTAGTCGCCATTTGCATCCAGGCCAAAGATGTAACCACCCTGCGATGTCATCCAGGGATAAGCATCGTAGGAGGTGCCGGCCAGGGCGATACCGTATTCGACAAGACCTTCATCAATCAACTGCTGGCTCATGTCATAAACTTCCTGCCAGGTTGTGGGAACGGTCTCAACGAGATCGGTGTTATAGAAGAAGCCAAGGTTCTCTGTGGCATAGGGCATACCGTAGAGTTGTCCTTCATAGGTAAAAGCTTTGAGGGCTTCAGGAGTGAAATCCCCAACCTTGTCACCCAGGTCAACGGGTGCAGCCAAACCGCTGGCCACGATGGCAGCAGCCTGGTCATGCGCCACAACGATGATGTCGGGACCTTCACCGGCGGGAGCCGCAACCAGGAATTGGTCACGAATACCGGAGATGTTCTCGACGACCAGTTCCACGTTGTATTCAGCCAGGAAATCAGCGGCCAAATCGTTCAGAACTGGAGCACGTTGTTCGTCAGCCCAAATCCTCAAGGTTGCAACAGGTTCCACAACCTCTTCGGTGGGTTCTTCGGTCGCAACAACCTCTTCAGTCGCAGGGGGTTCAGTTTCCTCAACGACCTCAGTGGGTGTGGTACCTTGGCAGGCTGTCAGTCCCATAACAAGGATGAGAGCCAACGCAAAGGTTGTATACAATAGTTTCTTCATTCTTTTTTCTCCTTTTGATATAGATAGAACCATTGATAAAATCAAAAACCTTCCGAGTTTTTAATAATACCTAGACCGATCGAGAAACCCCTTCTATAAATTTTCGAAAATTGAATGGTAATTTGTCAACTCGTGTTGACTGTGAGCATGTTCAAGATTATAAATAGTCCGTCAATCAAAGTCAAGCAGCTAAATGGTAAACCTCAATGGGCGTCCTTATTAGAGATTAAACTACCAATAAGACGATTTGTCAACTTTATCAAAGTTAGGCCGATTGTGGCGGCACTCACTACCCAATCAAATTTTTACGCTGCCGAAAAACATCAAATAATCCAACGACCGCTTACAAATAGAATTATGACCCAAGTATCAAAAATTGTCACGCAAAAGGATGTCGCCACTCTGGCAGGTGTGTCGCGCAGCGTGGTCTCATATGTGCTCAATGGTGGCCCGCGCAGTGTGGCTCCCGAGACAAGAAGGCGCGTTCTGGAAGCCATCGAGGCGTTGGGTTATCACCCCAATAAATATGCCCAGCGGCTCAAGTTGGGATCGTGCTCCGCCAAGCGCTGTATGGGCATCATCGTCAGCGGCCGCAGCTTTGGTTTTTTGGAACATGCCAGTTACAATTCAATCCTCTCTGGGTTGTTTGAAGAAGCTCATAAAGTTCACCAGGAAATCCGTCTCTTCAGTTGTTTTGAGTCACTAACCGACCCCGTCTTTTTCAACAAAAACATTCACCCCGATGAAGTATCCTCACTGGTCCTGATCCTTCCCCAAATCATTACCTCTATGCCTGACCATCAAAAGCTCCTCAGTCAAATTGCAGAACGGATAAAAAATGTGGTCTGCCTGGGTGAACCCATCAAGGGCTGGCCTTCTGTAAATTATGATCATGCGCTGGCTGCTCAACAAGCAGTGGAGCACCTGATCCATCTGGGCCATCAACGCATCGCCTATCTGGGCGTTAGTGACGGCCGTCTGACCGGTTACAAACAGACGCTGAAAAAGCATGGGCTGGCCTATGAAGAAAACCTGGTTGAGCTCCCCGCCCTCACCACTATGTCCGTTTCTTCTTACCAACTCACCGAAAAACTTCTACAGGTCAATCCCCGCCCGACAGCGCTCTTTATCGCCTGCGATGAGATTGCGATCAGCGCAATGGCAGCCATTCACGACCACAGCCTTTCCATTCCACGGGATATTTCTTTCTCTTCCATCGGCAATACTAAACTGGCCGGTATCATCCGCCCCAGTCTGACCACGGTCAATGTCCCCTATCGAGAGATTGCTTCTCAGGCCATGCAGCTCCTGTTGACCTTACAAGATGGTCGCAAAAATGAAGCCGAATCCATTTATGTGCCCACGGAGTTGGTGATCCGCGAATCCTGCGGCGCGAAACAATAGCTCCTTATTTGATTAAAAAGACACGAACAGTCATTGCGACTGCTCGTCTATATTTCAACCCAATTATCAGAGTGTTATCAAATCACCTTTGACCACAAAATCCCCTGGTAAACCTCAGCAGGATTCAGAGAATCATACAACGTATTCACCACCTGATTTTCCACGTCAGAGGCGATATATGCCAGGTGCAACCCTAAAGCCTGCATTTGTTTGAAACTGTGCAACACAATAGCCCGTGCTAGGCCCAACCGGCGGAAATCAGGATGCGTCCCCAAGGGATCGATCTCACCAGCGCCCGTCTCTGGATATGGCCAGACCAAAGCGGCCGCAGCTGACTGCCCCTCCGGCGATATCACCAATAGATCAAGGTTGGGGAAATAATGGGGGGATGAGCTCTTGCCCCGATACCAGGCTTCATCCAATTGCGCCTCCCAGATGGCATTTTCCAGCGCCACCCGCGCCTGCGGGTTCCTCTCATCCGCCACAGAGCTGAAACGAAACCCTTCCGGCAGGTAAGGTTCTGGATAAGCCTCATTGAGGTCATAAATTCGCACCTCCTCAATCACCCGCACCGGTTCATAACCGTTCTGCAACAGCACAACCTGCCGCCGGGTATCCCAATCATACGCCATCACCGAGGTGGTTCTGTCCGGCGATGCCCAATGTTCCACAACCCAAGCCAGAATTTCCCCCAGCAGCGCCGGATCGTTCGAACGCGTCTGAGGATGGACCAATTTAATCCCTTTAATCACAAAACCTGCCAGGCGATCATCCGGATCCCGCCAGAGTCGCACCCGATCAATGAAATACTCCCTGGGCTCCAGGAAGCGGGATGCCATATTCCAGTTTTCAATCAATGCCAACCGCCAATTGCGCGGGCGGTGATCCTGCAGGTAAGTCTCATTCAGCAGGTCACAGATCTCTTGAAATTCTTTCTGGCTATGCGAGTAGGTTTGGAAAGTGTACGTCATAATACTGCCTTAATCTGAGCTAATAGAGATCGGCCCCCAGGATGGCCAGAGTTCATCAGAAGGGAATGTAAAAAAATGAAAGGCTGGATCGTTACTGTGAAAAGCCTTCACGTATATTTCAAAGTCACCATCCATATTGGTCTGATAGGCAATCCATTGCCCGTCCGATGAAAAGGTCGGATTCTCGTTATAGCCGGAGCCCCAGGTTTCCTGTCTGAGATTAGTCCCGTCGCTGCTCACGGAAAAGACATTGGTCTCTCCTGAGCCTGGGACCATCTGTACAAACGCAATCCATTCCCCATCCGGTGACCAGGTTGGGAAGATCTGCCAGGTCTGGTCAACTTCCAAGATCGCCTGGTTGCTCCCATCCGCATCCATTGTGAATATATCCCAATCGCCATTACGGTCGGAACTGAAGGCAATCTGGCTGCCATCCGGTGAATATTCACCGAATTGGTCGTTATGCGCCCCGGTGGTCAGCCGCACCAAATCCGTCCCATCGGCTGCCATCGAGTACATTTCATAAAACCTATCCCCATCGTAATCAGCATCGAATAGGATCCGGGATTCATCCGGCGACCATGATGGGTGGTCTTCACCGGCTTCCGTAGCAGTTAATTGCGTGAGGCCAGTACCGTCACAATTGACCACATAGATGTCATATTTAAAATCGGGGAACTGAGGGTCAGGATCATTCCGGGCGGAAAGAAAAACCACCCGTGTGCCACTCGGGGACAGATCAGGGCTATCGTCAAAGGCCGCGTCATCGGTCAACTGGGTCAAACCGGTGCCATCCGCCTGAATAATATAGATGTCAGGATTCCCAGCCATATCAGAATAAAAGGCAATCGTCCCCTCAAATTGAGGGCGGCTACCCACAGTGGCAGTTGGCTGCATTTCAGTCACTTCGAGGGTTGCGGTCAGTGTTGGCGAAGGGGTTGGCTCCTCACTGGTGACCTGGCTCGCTTCATCTAAAGCAGATTGGCAAGCTGAAAATATCAACAGGCAGGCCAGCGCCAAACCCAGACGTGAAAGGAAGTTAATGCTT
This Chloroflexota bacterium DNA region includes the following protein-coding sequences:
- a CDS encoding DUF3592 domain-containing protein, with amino-acid sequence MTSTSTGWVGPMIAVGIGGVLGIIGIVLIILYFRNKAKSKASQSWPSVMGQIVERKVKVDTSYDEDGISSTSYLPQVTYSYTANGAVYESHRVAFGSTPSFNSNRKAEEFLTPYIEGASVTVFYNPEKPEESVLTQTMRSMTAGLVVGIIFVVVMACLFCVAGVGVVRLLQ
- a CDS encoding sugar ABC transporter permease, giving the protein MPNTEKKKKIQTVSQKKRIGLILRWILAVFLIAFSIFPVIWIISAAFNPVNDLATQQLIPENAGFDNFVALVNTDIFPFFAWLWNSIKISVLTTVLTLSLTTMAAFAFSRFRFKGRQGLLKVILLVQSFPNLLAIVALFSINKQIGDVFASLGLNTHAGLIMVYLGGAMGMNIWLMKGYMDTIPRDIDESAHVDGANDWQVFSKLILPLLRPILVVIGILSFIGTYGEFIIARTLLTKRELQTVMVGLQIYTSGQYTQNWGVFAAGALIAALPIMIIYLVLQDQIVGGLTRGAVKG
- a CDS encoding ABC transporter permease subunit; its protein translation is MENRKSTSSSIKKMISSVSSIFIYIIIVAVDLVLGYLTYQLIVLDYIPLAIVFCLIILLITVSFLIPKLRHLKWMSIGLSAWLLFSIFPILFTIYNGFTNYGDGHLISKALAIQQINKQKYLPESGKSYEWIAYRSETNDYLLWLKDTDGQTSIARTTESGADDLIFEVVPGENGIGELDDDGAPKTIEGYTRLNKITASTDENLTNILFGEADQTIQVRSPSEAAELVPLYEFDPETDVFTDVRNGKEYFDIEGTWTSVDGKELIPGYSDVIGFRNFVDFATSPGLRGPLVTIVSWNFMFATFSLFLTFSMGLLISVIYNDPGFKGKKILQSLLLIPYTIPSLITILIWRGMLNPNLGIVNRVLEAVIGISPDWFNNRYLAQIAILIVNMWLGYPYWMLVTSGALQSIPQDIYEAAEVDGATGWQRFWRITLPLLLVSVGPLMISSFIFNFNNFNLIYAFINGGPPIPTAMTQAGYTDIIISYVYNLAFASGRGIQYGYASAISVVLFILIAIMALIQFRFTNMWEEVGENA
- a CDS encoding extracellular solute-binding protein, coding for MKKLLYTTFALALILVMGLTACQGTTPTEVVEETEPPATEEVVATEEPTEEVVEPVATLRIWADEQRAPVLNDLAADFLAEYNVELVVENISGIRDQFLVAAPAGEGPDIIVVAHDQAAAIVASGLAAPVDLGDKVGDFTPEALKAFTYEGQLYGMPYATENLGFFYNTDLVETVPTTWQEVYDMSQQLIDEGLVEYGIALAGTSYDAYPWMTSQGGYIFGLDANGDYNPQDVGVGGEGMIAFGNMAKQWADDGILSSNTDNTTSKSLFLNGQIPFFMNGPWELNNLREAGTPFSIAKFPDGGVPFLGVQGFMINAFSENILLAEAFLTEYVATEETMLKFVESDPRVPAYVPALSQMTDADLALIAEAGVGAQPMPAIPEMGKVWGDWGNALTFVLNGEKTPEEAYTFAQEAIVAAIAADTTGMVNIPGSWQVQVDPECEWNPACATTALTMGDDGLYTGTFTIPAGDYEVKVALDGGWDTNYGVDGVAGGDNYMFTVAADGDVTFIYDPETHLLEIVLP
- a CDS encoding LacI family DNA-binding transcriptional regulator, whose protein sequence is MTQVSKIVTQKDVATLAGVSRSVVSYVLNGGPRSVAPETRRRVLEAIEALGYHPNKYAQRLKLGSCSAKRCMGIIVSGRSFGFLEHASYNSILSGLFEEAHKVHQEIRLFSCFESLTDPVFFNKNIHPDEVSSLVLILPQIITSMPDHQKLLSQIAERIKNVVCLGEPIKGWPSVNYDHALAAQQAVEHLIHLGHQRIAYLGVSDGRLTGYKQTLKKHGLAYEENLVELPALTTMSVSSYQLTEKLLQVNPRPTALFIACDEIAISAMAAIHDHSLSIPRDISFSSIGNTKLAGIIRPSLTTVNVPYREIASQAMQLLLTLQDGRKNEAESIYVPTELVIRESCGAKQ
- a CDS encoding GNAT family N-acetyltransferase, with protein sequence MTYTFQTYSHSQKEFQEICDLLNETYLQDHRPRNWRLALIENWNMASRFLEPREYFIDRVRLWRDPDDRLAGFVIKGIKLVHPQTRSNDPALLGEILAWVVEHWASPDRTTSVMAYDWDTRRQVVLLQNGYEPVRVIEEVRIYDLNEAYPEPYLPEGFRFSSVADERNPQARVALENAIWEAQLDEAWYRGKSSSPHYFPNLDLLVISPEGQSAAAALVWPYPETGAGEIDPLGTHPDFRRLGLARAIVLHSFKQMQALGLHLAYIASDVENQVVNTLYDSLNPAEVYQGILWSKVI
- a CDS encoding PD40 domain-containing protein, which produces MKSINFLSRLGLALACLLIFSACQSALDEASQVTSEEPTPSPTLTATLEVTEMQPTATVGSRPQFEGTIAFYSDMAGNPDIYIIQADGTGLTQLTDDAAFDDSPDLSPSGTRVVFLSARNDPDPQFPDFKYDIYVVNCDGTGLTQLTATEAGEDHPSWSPDESRILFDADYDGDRFYEMYSMAADGTDLVRLTTGAHNDQFGEYSPDGSQIAFSSDRNGDWDIFTMDADGSNQAILEVDQTWQIFPTWSPDGEWIAFVQMVPGSGETNVFSVSSDGTNLRQETWGSGYNENPTFSSDGQWIAYQTNMDGDFEIYVKAFHSNDPAFHFFTFPSDELWPSWGPISISSD